A stretch of DNA from Clostridium sp. JN-9:
AAGAGGAATTATTTGCAAATATATCACATGAATTTAAAACTCCTTTAAATGTTATATACAGTACAGATCAGTTATTGGAGCTATATTTAAAAAATGATTCCCTTGAAGCAAATAGAGATAAAATCAGCGCAAGTGTTAAAATAATAAAACAGAACTGTTTTAGGTTTGCAAAGCTCATTAATAATATAATGGATCTTCATACAATAGAATCGGGATTTTACAAATTAAATTTCACAAATGAAAATATAGTTCAGGTAATTGAGAATGTTGTTCAGTCTTCTTCAAAATATATTAAGGAAAAAGGGCTTAATATTATTTTCGATACAAATACAGAGGAAAAGGTTATTGCATGTGATGCTGGAAACATTGAAAGGATTATTCTTAATCTTATATCCAATGCAATTAAGTTTTCCAAACCAAGGGGAAACATATTTGTTAGTGTATTTGATAAATTGGACACAGTTGAAATAACTGTAGAGGACAATGGTATAGGCATTGAAAAGAAGCACTTAGATAAAATATTTGGCACATTTGCTCAGGTTGATAAATCCTTATCCCGTAACGCAGAAGGAAGCGGCATTGGACTATCACTGGTAAAATCAATTGTTGAAATGCATAACGGTAAAGTCAGCGTTAACAGCGAAATTGGGACAGGCAGTAAATTTACAATTGAACTGCCTGCACGGATTGTGGAAAACCCAAGTATTATAGAGAAAACTATTCCGGCAAGCACTAAAATGCATAGGGTAATGGTTGAATTTTCTGATATATATTGATAACAGGCATTTCAAAATGTATTTAATAATACACAAAGCCCCTGCAGTTAAGTTTTGCAGAGGCTTCTAATTTATTTAAACTTAATAATCTGCAGGTTTCAGCTCCATGTAATTAAATCTTGGAGCAGCATAATTAAACATAAGCTCCTGTGATACCTGATTTACATATGCTGTTGTACCCTGCACAAGAAAGTTTTTGAATTTATCTATGTTGCTGCAGGGCACTGTTTTATAAATTGTTTTTCCATTGCTTTGGTATCTTAGTCTGTAAACTGGAATAGTTTCTGCAGATTTTAATCTGGTGGATCCATTTCTTTTTTCAATTACCATTCTTTCCATTGAACCAATGTCAGTATATTTATCATTTTGGTTTGAGATAAAGTTCCCCATGGAATAGTTAACTAAGACATTTTTGCCCTTAGCATAGAGCATTTCGGTCTTTTTTGCCACATGAGGATGACTGCAGAGAATTGCATCTGCACCCATTTCCGCAACGTCTTTAACAAGTTTTGACTGAAAGTCTTCAACATTTCTAACATACTCAGTACCAAGATGAAGATATACTATGAGAAAATCGCATTTAGGTTTTATATCATTAATTTCCTTTTTTATCTTGCCTTCATCAATATAATTTATCATATCAGGATACTGCATGCCATAATTGGTGCTATAGGTATAGGACAGCATTCCTATTTTAATATTATTTTTTTCTGCAATTACACTTTTGTCTTGTCCTGGTTCACCAGATCCAAGTACTTTAAAACCATATTGTTTTATTAGATTATTTGTACTTCTTAATCCCTGAAGGCCTGTATCCAGTGAATGATTATGGTCATTTAACAGAACCTGAAAACCAGTAGCCTTTAAAGCATCAAGAGCTTGTACAGGAGTGTTAAAAGCAGGATATCCTGATAAGTTCCTGTCAGGGTTAATGGTCGTCTCAAAATTTGCTGCTGAAATATCCGCAGAGGAGATTATGTCCTTTACCTCTGAAAACATTGGATTGAAATTATAAGTTTTGTTTTCGGAAGCTGCTGCCACTTCAGGCATATGGAACAATATATCTCCTGCAGAAATAAAGGTAACAGTGGAAGTATTATTATTTATATCTGAGAGGTACTTTTCATATGCTGCCTCAGCTGAGGCATTGCTTTGAAAGGCATTTGTGCTGTTATTATAATAATGGTAAAAATAAATTATGCCACATAATATTGTAATTAACATTATGATAAATATGGATTTTTTCTTCATGTAAACACCCCTTTTGTTTATTGATATAAAAATATATGATGTATTTCCAAATGTTATGATAAACATCATGATGTTTACAATTATATCCAATTACAATAGATGTATACATTTTTTTATTGTAAACCTATACTTAGAAAATTATTTACAATAACGCATAATAATTACTAATATAGTGGTATACTAGTAGTATAAGTACAAAGGAGGGTCTTTTTAATGACTAAGTCTAAGAACACTAAGATATTAACTGAGGAGGAAGGCGAGGAAAAGATATTGGAAATTATATCTGACTCACAGTATAAAAAAGGTAAACAAAAACAAGAGAAGTAAAAGAAATAACCCCGCAGTATACTGTAGGGTAATATCCTTTTACATGAAAACCAATCTATTCATTATGACTTGTCTGTTATAGTATATATCTATTCTAACAAATATTTTTTTAATCCATCAGCAATCATTTTATATGATTCTTTGCTTTCAGGCAGTTCAGGCTTGTGGATTGTAAAGCCATGCTGTGCTCCATAAAAGCGTTTAGCTGTTGTTTCCACTCCGCATTTAATCAGCTTTTCAGCATATTTTTCTCCTTCTTCTCTAAGAGAATCCATTTCACAGGTTGTAATAACTGTAGGCGGTAAATTTTTAAGCTGCTCAAAAGATGCATATATAGGTGAACAATATGGATTTTTTGCATCACTTTCATCTATATAGCACTTTTTAAACAAATCTGTAATTTCAACTGGAATTGCACCTTCTATATGGAATTTTTCACCTGGATGAATTGCTAAATCTACTGAAGGATAGTCAAGAATCTGACATTTAAGACCAAATTCCCCCTTTTCCTTTGCTATCATACTTACAACTGCTGCAATATTTGCACCAGCACTATGGCCTCCAATTGCCATGCTGCATGGATCAATTCCAAATTCATCATTATGGGAGTTTACATAGCTTACTGCATCATAAATATCCTGTATACCTGAAGGCCATCTATATTCCGGGGCAAGTCTGTAATCAATTGAGATAACAGTTATATTTAAGTCATTCCTTAAATTATCACAGAATTTATCGTCATTTTCAGGCAAGCCCTTTGCAAAACCACCCCCATGAATATCGAAAAAAACAGGGCTAAGCTTATTTTGAATGTCAGATTTATAAATTAAAGCACGTGTCTTACCAGCTCTTGTAGGTATAAATATTACTTTCCCTGAAATGCTTGCAACCTTTAGCTTATTTATATTTTCATTCCTCATGTTATTTATTATTTTTAAAGTTTCTTCATTATTATTCATATGTTTCATTCCTTTCATAATAAATAATTATATCACTAAATTGGGTAACTGTGACTTGGGAAAAATAGTATAATCTTAGGTAAGAGCTTTTTTTAGGTAAGAATTAAGAAGTAAGAACTTTTAACTTTTAACTCTTAACTTTCAACTGTAAAATTGGGGTGATATATTTTGAATCTTAAGGAAAGAGCTAAACAATTAAAAATCGATATTCCTGCTATTTTTATAGCATTAAGGAAAAAAGAAACACCTGTAATAGCAAAAATTCTTGCTGGAATAACAATTGCATACGCGCTATCTCCAATTGATCTTATTCCGGATTTTATACCAGTATTAGGGTATTTAGATGACATCATTATACTGCCATGTCTTATTGCTCTGACAGTGAGATTGATTCCACCTGACATGTTTAGAGAATGTCGTATTCAAGCTAGAGGATTATGGGCGGATGGAAAACCTAAGAAATGGTATTTCGCTTTGCCAATTGTGATAATATGGCTGATTATAATCTATCTTATTATAAGAGCAATTTATCCCAGGTAAAGTAAGAACTAAGAACTAAGAAGTAAGAGGTAAGAGCTTTTTTAGGTAAGAACCTTTTTAACTAAGAAGTAAGAGTGAATAATGAACTTTTAACTTTTAACCCTTAACTCTTAACTGTATTAGTCCTGCATCGCTTTATACAACACTGAAAAAACTTTTAGCAGCAGGTTTAGTGGAGTTAAGTTGTGACACAGATGAAAATAAGAAAGTATATAAGATAACCAATAAAGGACGAGATATGCTTATAAAGGAGATTGAGCGTAAAAAACAGATGATTAAATTCGCTGAAAATTTTTTGAATGAGGGGGATATTCATGAAAAATAAATATGTAATAATTAGTGGTCTTGCTTTTAGCGAAGAAAGTGATATGGAAAAACTAAAAAATTATGCAAGTCAAGGCTGGATACTAGAGGACATAGTAGGAGGGCTTTTTTATGAATTAAGAAAAGATAAGCCTCAAAACATAGTATATAGCTTGGATTATCAATTTAAGGCTGATGATGAGTATTTTACTATATTCAAAGAAGCAGGGTGGAAACATGTTCTTTCCATCAAGAACCAAATGCATATTTTTTTAGCGCAGGCTGGGACTAAGCCTATTTATAGTGATAGTAAATCGGAAATAGATAAATATACATGTATAAGAAATCAAACAAGGAGGGGAACAATCTTTTCTCTAATAATAGCTATAGTATTAATAGGCCTATTAGCTGTTTCCGCAATTGCTATAAGACCAATATTTCTAATTGTCTTAGCGTTATTAATAATTGATATTTTTATATTTGTCTTTAATTTTATGCCGTACTTAGCATATAACTCCAGAATTAAGCAAATAAAAAAAGATGGTAAGTGTAATAGTAAAGCAATAGATAATAAAAGTTCATGGAGATTATATGCAATTGCAGGCGTTCTATGGTTAGCTATAGGAATATGGCATTTAACTGGGAAACTATATTTTTCTGCAGCATTTTTTATAATTTTTGGTACTTTTTTTATTTTTTCAAGTTCAACTTACTATAAGAAATATAAAAAGTCTTTATAAATTTTATTTTAATAAATACCTATCATAAGCAATGATATATTATAATTAACAAGGTAGGAAGTTTTTAGTGGCAGGGGAAATAGGGAATTTGTAGAGAAATTAATATTATAGGAGATACGATGTATCAAAAGTATTCGCAGAAATTACATAGCGTATTATAAGAAATAAAGTAAAAAGGAGAAACTTTCAATGGAAAATATTAAAAGCGAAAACAAAAACGGGACTTCCTTAGTAAATATCATAAGTTCCGCAATCCAAATCCCAGGTATAAAGGTAAATAGAGATTTCTTTTTGCGTGAACAATTTAATGATGTATCGCCTGAACTTTTGCAATTAATTATCGAAAAGGGACCCGTTGAAGCAAAATGCTCCAGAATCGAATTGCGAAAAATGGCCCGTAAACTTGTACATAAAAAAACTTTATTTTCCACCGGCGCATCTTTTGCTGCCGGACTTCCCGGTGGTTTTGCGATGGCTGCTACAATACCTGCAGATATGATACAGTTTTATGGAGTTGCATTGGGATTGGCACAAGAAATCTCCTACTTATATGGTGAAGGAGATTTATGGTCTGGTGACATTCCGAATACCGAGGAGGTTACAAACCAGCTGATATTATATTGTGGTGTTATGCTGGGAGCATCGGGTGCTGCTCAAACTGTAAGGGTGCTTTCATCCTCTTTGGCTAAGCAGGCGCTTAAGAAACTTCCCCAGAAAGCGTTGACAAAGACATTTTACTATCCCATTGTTAAATCTATCGCCAAGGCATTTGGTGCAAAAATGACGAAAGAAGCCTTTGCTAAAGGTATTTCAAAAGCCGTTCCTCTTATTGGAGGCGTGGTTTCGGGTGGAATCACATTTGCTACGCTTCCTCCCATGGGAATGCGCCTTGTAGATGCTTTAGATGAAGCCAATTTCGTATACTCTCATGATGATTTTGAAGCGGATTGGAGTGATATTGCAGAAGTATATGAAAATGAGGAAGAATACGCTTCTCAACCTCTTGATTCAGAAATTGTTACAGAGGTAAGCAAAACTGCATCCAGTTCTGTATTGGAGAAAATTCAGGAAGCAAAGAAAATGCTTGACGCAGGAATTATCAGCGATGTGGAGTTTTCCGAAATCAAAGCTAAGTTGATTGCACAGATGTAAGACCATGGCTGTATTTTCACACTACACCAATAGAGTTCCAATTTGTACATAACTATGAAAAAAGTCCTTTTTATACTATGTTTATGTATTATAATTATTATAAAAGCGCCATACATAACATATGCACATGAAATCACAGATAATATTAAACTTATGCAAGATACTAATTTTACAGCACCAACAAATTCTAAAGAAGAATTGTACCAAGATGTTTTCTTTTCAATGCTTACTCCATATATTGAAGAAGCTGTAAACAGTTACTATGGTAGAAATTTGTCAGTATATACACCTGAAGAAGTCTTCAACGTTGAGAGGCCAAACGGTGGCCGAACATTTTATTTTGTGATAAAGGTTCGAGTAATGCCATTTGAGGGCCCTCATAATTTTGTAGGTGTTGATGATATCACATTAAGCGTCTCCGGTAAAGACATTAAAGTTGAGAAATATGAGCATATACGTTCAAATTAAAAAATACCTTACCCCTGAGGGAAAACTTCAAAAAAACAATTTGTGGAAGGTGAAATATTATGTTATTTAATAGAAAAAAATCTTATGAGGATGTAGTACCTGCATTAGATCCTAAAAAATTAATAATGCTGGCAAAAAAATTATTACCTGATGTTGTATTTAATATGGCAAGTCTTGAAGGAAACCCATTTACTTATCCTGAAGTACAGACCTTGCTTGATGGAATTACTATAGGCGGGCATAAAGTAAGTGATGAGCAGCAGATATTTAATATCCGTAATAGTTGGAATTACTTGTTTGATGTAATAGTTAAGAATGAGACATCTATTGATATTAGCAAGTTTAATAAATTCAATGACATAATTGCTAAAGATGAAGCTTTGATTAGTGGTACATTTAGAAATGGTCAGGTTAGAATAGCAGGTACTGAATTTCTTCCACCAAGGGCAGAAGAATTAGAATGTATTTTTAAAAAAGAATTGCCAGAAATAATAAAAAGATGTAAAAGTAAATCCGATTTAGCTTTTGAAATATTTCTGTGGGGAGCTTTGAATCAATTTTATTATGATGGAAATAAAAGAACTTTCAGATTAGTATCTAATATGATTTTAATTTCAAATGGACAAGGAATATTTAACATAAAAGCAAAAGATAAATTGCAGTTTAATACCCTAATGGTTGAGTTTTACAATACAAGGGAAGCTGATAATATATTTGAGTTTTTATATAATAGCTGTTTGGAAAGATATTAAGATGAACATTTTACCCCCGGGGGTAAGATTTATATAAATTAACAAATAAAAAACGCAGCATTTTTAAAAAAAATATGTTGCGTTTTTTAAGTTAGTGGTATATCATGTTATTATTGGTAAAATTGGGGTGAATTAAATGAAAAAATATATTTTTAAGTATAAATCATTATTTATCACAAATATAATAATTATAATTTTTTCTTCTGCTTCTGAAGTATATATATCAGTACTTTTAAAAGACATTATTGATACAACGAGCAGTGGTGATTTTTCGAAACTCTATAGTAAAATAGTACAAAGTTTATTATTTATTATAGCAGTTTTCATTATAGGTTATACTAGAAGATTAATTCAATCCATATATACAAAAAAGACATTACTATATTTAAAAGATGATATTTTTAAATATATAATGAACAAAAGTATTAAATCTTTTAATGAAGTTAATAGCTCCCAATATATATCAACATTAACTAATGATATAAATATGATTAAAGAAGAACATATAGAAAACATTTTTAATATTATTTTTGATCTAGTTGGCTTTATAGTAGCTATTATAATAATTGTACAAATTAATGTTTATATAGCTTTAATTATTCTAGCTGTAAGTTTCTTACCTTTATTAATTCCCGTTATTTTCGGTAAAAAAATGAGTAATTTGAAAAAATCATATTCTGATGAACTTGGGTTTTTTACTACAAAAATTAAAGATATTTTCTCAGGCTTTGAAGTAATAAAAAGTTTTAATATTTCAAATGTCATAAAACAAGAGTATGAACACTCTAATACTGCATTAGAAAAGTCTAGATATAAATCCGATGTTACTAATAGCTTAATTAGTGAGATATCTCAAAATTGTGGCTTCCTAGTTTATTTTGTAATATTAGGAGTAGGATCATACTTTATCATAAAAAAGATGTTAACATTTGGCTCACTATATGCCATAATTGATTTGATGGGTAGTATAGTAAACCCTGCAATAAATATTTCATCTAGAATTAGTAAAATTAAATCAGTGGCACTTATAGAAGATAAAATAATGAAGCTGATAAATGAGAAAAGTACTAATGACGCTGGTTTAGTAAAGAGTGATTTTACTGATAGTATTTCATTTGAAAATGTAAGTTTTTCCTATGATTCAACTAAGAAAGTATTGAATGGTATAAATTTAAATATTAAAAAAGGTTGTAAATATGCTTTAGTTGGTAGTAGCGGGTGTGGAAAATCAACATTGCTAAAACTATTATTAAGATATTATGATAATTATGAAGGAACTATAAAAATAGATGGAGTAGATAATAAGCTAATTAAATTAGATAGTATACACAACTTGATATCAATCATACACCAAAATGTATTTATGTTTGAAGGAAGTATTAAACAAAATATAACCGGATTGGCCCCTTTATTTTGGACAAAATCTTACCAAAGCTACGAATATCTTAATATTTTAAAATTATTTATCAAAACTTCCATCCGACTATAAATGAATTGCCATACTTTCAATTTCTTTCCCCATATTCTGTATATAAAACTCATTTGGAGTTTTGTATTTAAGGCTTGAGTGAAGCCTCCTAGTGTTGTATCTTTTCATAAACCTTGCTACTTCTGCATATGCATCCTTGTAACTATCAAATTCATATATACCTATGCATTCATCTTCAAAGATCCTGTGGAAAGACTCAATATGAGCATTTTTATTGGGAGTTCTGCTCGGAATCCTTTCATGATAAATGTTTATATCTTTACAGCTTTCTTCAAATATATTACTGATAAACTGTGGGCCATTATCAGTCCTAATGACTGGCTTGCCTTCACTGTCAAGCAGATCTCTCCTAATCAGGCAGCGTCTTA
This window harbors:
- a CDS encoding CapA family protein, which gives rise to MKKKSIFIIMLITILCGIIYFYHYYNNSTNAFQSNASAEAAYEKYLSDINNNTSTVTFISAGDILFHMPEVAAASENKTYNFNPMFSEVKDIISSADISAANFETTINPDRNLSGYPAFNTPVQALDALKATGFQVLLNDHNHSLDTGLQGLRSTNNLIKQYGFKVLGSGEPGQDKSVIAEKNNIKIGMLSYTYSTNYGMQYPDMINYIDEGKIKKEINDIKPKCDFLIVYLHLGTEYVRNVEDFQSKLVKDVAEMGADAILCSHPHVAKKTEMLYAKGKNVLVNYSMGNFISNQNDKYTDIGSMERMVIEKRNGSTRLKSAETIPVYRLRYQSNGKTIYKTVPCSNIDKFKNFLVQGTTAYVNQVSQELMFNYAAPRFNYMELKPADY
- a CDS encoding DUF3888 domain-containing protein produces the protein MQDTNFTAPTNSKEELYQDVFFSMLTPYIEEAVNSYYGRNLSVYTPEEVFNVERPNGGRTFYFVIKVRVMPFEGPHNFVGVDDITLSVSGKDIKVEKYEHIRSN
- a CDS encoding DUF2812 domain-containing protein encodes the protein MKNKYVIISGLAFSEESDMEKLKNYASQGWILEDIVGGLFYELRKDKPQNIVYSLDYQFKADDEYFTIFKEAGWKHVLSIKNQMHIFLAQAGTKPIYSDSKSEIDKYTCIRNQTRRGTIFSLIIAIVLIGLLAVSAIAIRPIFLIVLALLIIDIFIFVFNFMPYLAYNSRIKQIKKDGKCNSKAIDNKSSWRLYAIAGVLWLAIGIWHLTGKLYFSAAFFIIFGTFFIFSSSTYYKKYKKSL
- a CDS encoding filamentation induced by cAMP protein fic gives rise to the protein MLFNRKKSYEDVVPALDPKKLIMLAKKLLPDVVFNMASLEGNPFTYPEVQTLLDGITIGGHKVSDEQQIFNIRNSWNYLFDVIVKNETSIDISKFNKFNDIIAKDEALISGTFRNGQVRIAGTEFLPPRAEELECIFKKELPEIIKRCKSKSDLAFEIFLWGALNQFYYDGNKRTFRLVSNMILISNGQGIFNIKAKDKLQFNTLMVEFYNTREADNIFEFLYNSCLERY
- a CDS encoding bacteriochlorophyll 4-vinyl reductase produces the protein MENIKSENKNGTSLVNIISSAIQIPGIKVNRDFFLREQFNDVSPELLQLIIEKGPVEAKCSRIELRKMARKLVHKKTLFSTGASFAAGLPGGFAMAATIPADMIQFYGVALGLAQEISYLYGEGDLWSGDIPNTEEVTNQLILYCGVMLGASGAAQTVRVLSSSLAKQALKKLPQKALTKTFYYPIVKSIAKAFGAKMTKEAFAKGISKAVPLIGGVVSGGITFATLPPMGMRLVDALDEANFVYSHDDFEADWSDIAEVYENEEEYASQPLDSEIVTEVSKTASSSVLEKIQEAKKMLDAGIISDVEFSEIKAKLIAQM
- a CDS encoding DUF1232 domain-containing protein, which gives rise to MNLKERAKQLKIDIPAIFIALRKKETPVIAKILAGITIAYALSPIDLIPDFIPVLGYLDDIIILPCLIALTVRLIPPDMFRECRIQARGLWADGKPKKWYFALPIVIIWLIIIYLIIRAIYPR
- a CDS encoding ABC transporter ATP-binding protein, which gives rise to MKKYIFKYKSLFITNIIIIIFSSASEVYISVLLKDIIDTTSSGDFSKLYSKIVQSLLFIIAVFIIGYTRRLIQSIYTKKTLLYLKDDIFKYIMNKSIKSFNEVNSSQYISTLTNDINMIKEEHIENIFNIIFDLVGFIVAIIIIVQINVYIALIILAVSFLPLLIPVIFGKKMSNLKKSYSDELGFFTTKIKDIFSGFEVIKSFNISNVIKQEYEHSNTALEKSRYKSDVTNSLISEISQNCGFLVYFVILGVGSYFIIKKMLTFGSLYAIIDLMGSIVNPAINISSRISKIKSVALIEDKIMKLINEKSTNDAGLVKSDFTDSISFENVSFSYDSTKKVLNGINLNIKKGCKYALVGSSGCGKSTLLKLLLRYYDNYEGTIKIDGVDNKLIKLDSIHNLISIIHQNVFMFEGSIKQNITGLAPLFWTKSYQSYEYLNILKLFIKTSIRL
- a CDS encoding alpha/beta hydrolase — encoded protein: MNNNEETLKIINNMRNENINKLKVASISGKVIFIPTRAGKTRALIYKSDIQNKLSPVFFDIHGGGFAKGLPENDDKFCDNLRNDLNITVISIDYRLAPEYRWPSGIQDIYDAVSYVNSHNDEFGIDPCSMAIGGHSAGANIAAVVSMIAKEKGEFGLKCQILDYPSVDLAIHPGEKFHIEGAIPVEITDLFKKCYIDESDAKNPYCSPIYASFEQLKNLPPTVITTCEMDSLREEGEKYAEKLIKCGVETTAKRFYGAQHGFTIHKPELPESKESYKMIADGLKKYLLE